The genomic window CACCGATACTGAAGGCGGTGTTCCTGACAGTGCATGTATTTTCATTTTGCGCCGATGCACATGTCAGGGCCAGTAGAAAAAGGAGTACGGGCAAAATCAGTTTTTTCATCTAATAAGCTGCTGCTTGAAACAGTATTGTGCTAAGATAAAAAATGTACCAAACATGAATGGAGCTGAACATATTGTTTGGAACAATGGAATCCATAAAAGGTTTTACAACCAATCAATGCTGACGGCAATACTGCGAGTCATGCAATTTCTGCTGAAGAAATGTAACTTGCTTTTTCAAACCACATACATATCAGCAATATCTCAAAGACAATAAAAAAGAAAGATACGGGAACAAAGAACGTGATCCTGGGGGTGGATCCGGGCACCAATATTCTCGGGTACAGCGTTTTGGAAGTTTACCGGAACGAAATGAAACTTATTGAAATTGACGTATTGCGGATGGATAAGGCAGCGGATCATTATCAGAAGCTGAAAGGAATATTTGATGGAATCAGCCAGGTGATAAGGAAGTTCAGACCAACGGAGATGGCAATTGAATCACCATTTTTCGGAAAAAATGTGCAATCAATGCTGAAACTTGGCAGAGCCCAGGGTGTCGCCATTACGCTGGCTTTAACGGAAGGTGTTCCTGTTACTGAATATTCTCCCAGGAAGATAAAACAATCGATTACCGGAAACGGCAATGCATCGAAGGAGCAAGTAGCGGCAATCCTATCCAGGCTGCTCCAATTCGACCATCAGTATCTCCTGCTCGATGCCACGGATGCTTTAGCGGTTGCAGTGTGTCATCATTTTCAAAACAAAACCCCTCAGGCAACCGGGGAAAAGGTGACTGGCTGGAAACAATTTTTGCAGCAAAATCCCGGACGTATACAAAATAAAAAAGCCCTGTAGCCAGGGCTTTGCATGCTTAACTTGCCTGTGCAAGATGTTGTTGCACCGGCGCAGGAGGGTGTCCTAATTGCTTAAGATAATTGTAGTGCGACCGAATTGCTCCACCGAGTTTTTCATGATAGTGATAAGGCACATTGAATTGTTCAGCCGTGCTCTTCAGAATCTTGCTGATGGCAGGATAATGAATGCTGCAGATACGCGGAAACAAATGATGTTCCACCTGGAAATTTAAACCGCCAACGTACCAGTTGATGAAACGGTTTCCCATCGCAAAATTGCTGGTCGTACGCATTTGATGTACTGCCCAGGAATCTTCCATAATGCCTTCGGCATCCGTCTTAATATGTTCCGTTCCTTCTACGGTGTGGGCCAACTGGAAAACAATACCAAGAATAGTTCCTGCAACCATGTGTACCGTCA from Chitinophagales bacterium includes these protein-coding regions:
- the ruvC gene encoding crossover junction endodeoxyribonuclease RuvC, with the protein product MKKKDTGTKNVILGVDPGTNILGYSVLEVYRNEMKLIEIDVLRMDKAADHYQKLKGIFDGISQVIRKFRPTEMAIESPFFGKNVQSMLKLGRAQGVAITLALTEGVPVTEYSPRKIKQSITGNGNASKEQVAAILSRLLQFDHQYLLLDATDALAVAVCHHFQNKTPQATGEKVTGWKQFLQQNPGRIQNKKAL